Proteins from one Aureimonas sp. SA4125 genomic window:
- a CDS encoding molybdopterin biosynthesis protein: MPPHLPPSSPPHLPPRANDASGLEQNQFLTILSREDAQERFREALFSAGRQSGRLSQLRSLADALGMPLHGDVFAPGDVPPFDRSNVDGFALRAADVATASEDRPAVLVVNGETIACGTAPKLAVSPGTATPIATGGVVPRGADAVIMIEHSGVADDGNIAFRRAATPGQFIAYAGSDIAGGDVLLRAGTLLGAREIGILAAAGIAEVRVAAKPLVAVLSTGDELVQPGEPLRPAGVHDANGAIITAAVTENGGAAHFIGAFPDDEAVLEAAMRAALADHDMLILSGGTSKGAGDVSHRIVSRLGLPGIIAHGVALKPGKPLCLAVCDGKPVVILPGFPTSAIFTFHDMVAPVLRQMAGLPPRAENTVEASVPVRIPSELGRTEFVMVSLVEAANGLVAYPTGKGSGAITSFATADGFLRIEALADHLPAGSRATVQLLTPQLRLPDLVVIGSHCTGLDRVLTPLVRAGLGVRSLAVGSLGGLAAARRGECDLAPIHLFDAETKSYNTPFLAPGLTLVPGWRRLQGFVFRRDDPRFAGLDAAAEALRRALADPDCLMVNRNQGAGTRILIDSLLGPARPGGYWNQPRSHHAVAAAVVQGRADWGVTIRPVAETRGLGFLPLAEEHYDFALVAARRDRPAVIAFLAALQDPAVRRSLEEAGFTPA, from the coding sequence ATGCCCCCCCATCTTCCACCCTCCTCGCCCCCGCACCTTCCGCCCCGAGCGAACGACGCGTCCGGCCTCGAGCAGAACCAGTTCCTGACCATTCTCTCCCGCGAGGACGCCCAGGAGCGTTTCAGGGAGGCGCTTTTCAGCGCCGGGCGCCAGAGCGGTCGGCTCTCGCAGCTACGGTCGCTTGCGGACGCTCTCGGCATGCCGCTCCACGGAGACGTGTTCGCGCCCGGCGACGTGCCGCCCTTCGACCGGTCGAACGTCGACGGTTTCGCCCTGCGTGCCGCCGACGTCGCAACGGCGAGCGAGGACCGGCCAGCCGTGCTTGTCGTCAACGGCGAGACGATTGCCTGCGGCACGGCACCGAAGCTCGCCGTGTCACCGGGCACGGCGACGCCGATCGCCACCGGCGGCGTCGTTCCGCGCGGCGCCGACGCCGTGATCATGATCGAGCACAGCGGCGTCGCCGACGACGGCAACATCGCCTTCCGCCGCGCGGCGACGCCTGGCCAGTTCATCGCCTATGCCGGGTCCGACATCGCAGGCGGCGACGTGCTCCTTCGCGCCGGAACTCTGCTTGGCGCGCGCGAAATCGGCATTCTGGCGGCCGCCGGCATCGCGGAAGTTCGCGTCGCGGCAAAGCCGCTTGTCGCCGTGCTGTCGACGGGGGATGAACTGGTCCAGCCCGGCGAGCCGCTCCGTCCCGCCGGCGTCCACGATGCCAATGGCGCCATCATCACCGCCGCGGTGACCGAAAACGGCGGCGCGGCGCATTTCATCGGCGCCTTTCCCGACGACGAGGCGGTGCTCGAAGCCGCGATGCGCGCGGCCCTCGCCGACCACGACATGCTCATCCTCTCCGGCGGCACATCCAAGGGCGCCGGCGATGTCAGCCACCGCATCGTCTCGCGCCTCGGCCTTCCCGGCATCATCGCCCACGGCGTCGCGCTGAAACCGGGAAAGCCGCTCTGCCTCGCCGTCTGCGACGGCAAGCCCGTGGTCATCCTGCCGGGCTTTCCGACCTCGGCGATCTTCACCTTCCACGACATGGTCGCCCCGGTGCTGCGCCAGATGGCCGGTCTGCCGCCGCGCGCGGAAAACACCGTCGAGGCAAGCGTGCCGGTCCGCATCCCGTCCGAGCTCGGCCGGACCGAGTTCGTGATGGTCTCGCTGGTCGAGGCGGCGAACGGCCTCGTCGCCTATCCCACCGGCAAGGGCTCCGGCGCGATCACCTCCTTTGCGACGGCGGACGGATTTCTGCGCATCGAAGCGCTGGCCGATCATCTGCCGGCGGGAAGCCGCGCGACGGTTCAGCTCTTGACGCCGCAGCTTCGTCTGCCCGACCTCGTCGTCATCGGCAGCCATTGCACCGGGCTCGACCGCGTGCTGACACCGCTGGTGCGGGCGGGTCTCGGCGTGCGCTCGCTCGCCGTCGGCAGTCTCGGGGGCCTCGCCGCCGCGCGGCGCGGCGAGTGCGACCTCGCTCCGATCCATCTCTTCGACGCCGAAACCAAGTCCTACAACACGCCCTTCCTTGCGCCGGGGCTGACGCTCGTGCCCGGCTGGCGCCGCCTGCAGGGCTTCGTCTTCCGCCGGGACGACCCGCGCTTTGCAGGCCTGGATGCCGCAGCCGAAGCCCTCCGCCGGGCGCTCGCCGATCCCGACTGCCTGATGGTCAACCGCAACCAGGGCGCCGGGACCCGGATCCTGATCGACTCGCTGCTCGGCCCCGCGCGGCCGGGGGGCTACTGGAACCAGCCGCGCTCGCACCACGCCGTGGCCGCAGCGGTCGTCCAGGGACGGGCCGACTGGGGTGTGACCATC
- a CDS encoding molybdopterin-binding protein, producing MTTQAPPEGTGTAGVFAALTSLETALALLLEKLEPVGAVDLALDLSLGAVAAEALPVAQGLPVADEATADGFAFSAADLVGASSYSPVAFFTEPRRVEVGCPMPGGCDCVLDASLVECRDGLVEAMAEAFPGQGMRRAGDDLRVGGSATTPGRRVSPIDLLIARRLGRTSLPVRRPRVAIVNVGNDRHGPSAAFVADFAASEGAAIAAIAMTPRDLAAIGAAIDRVLADGCDLLVLVGGTGRGAKDHTVAALKSRAETLRHGVALRPGGSAAVGRIAGLPVIALPGTPGEAVAATLALLRPVLDRLSGRRQRLTSTLPLAGKIASSGGLAELVLLQHQGAALAPIATGTFSLESLGRADAFLIVPGASEGFAAGMAVEAFALFEAV from the coding sequence ATGACGACACAGGCGCCTCCCGAAGGCACAGGGACCGCCGGCGTCTTTGCCGCCCTCACGAGCCTGGAGACCGCCCTTGCGCTTCTCCTGGAGAAGCTCGAGCCGGTTGGCGCCGTCGACCTCGCCCTGGATCTGAGCCTCGGCGCCGTCGCGGCAGAGGCTCTACCCGTGGCGCAAGGCCTGCCCGTCGCCGACGAGGCGACCGCCGACGGGTTCGCCTTCTCGGCGGCGGACCTCGTCGGAGCGTCGAGCTATTCGCCCGTCGCCTTCTTCACAGAACCACGACGGGTGGAGGTCGGCTGCCCGATGCCGGGGGGATGCGACTGCGTCCTCGACGCGAGCCTCGTCGAATGTCGCGATGGCCTCGTGGAGGCGATGGCCGAGGCTTTTCCAGGCCAGGGCATGCGCCGCGCCGGCGACGATCTGCGCGTCGGCGGGTCGGCGACGACCCCCGGCCGGCGCGTGTCGCCCATCGACCTCCTGATCGCCCGGCGGCTGGGGCGGACGAGCCTTCCCGTGCGCCGGCCCCGCGTCGCCATCGTCAATGTCGGTAACGACCGTCACGGCCCGTCGGCCGCTTTCGTCGCCGACTTCGCCGCCAGCGAGGGAGCCGCCATCGCGGCAATCGCCATGACTCCGCGCGATCTCGCGGCCATCGGAGCCGCGATCGACCGGGTGCTTGCCGACGGCTGCGATCTTCTCGTCCTCGTCGGCGGCACCGGCCGCGGCGCGAAGGACCATACCGTCGCCGCCCTCAAGTCGCGCGCCGAGACGCTGCGTCACGGCGTTGCCCTGCGGCCTGGCGGCAGTGCAGCGGTCGGGCGTATCGCTGGACTTCCGGTGATCGCGCTCCCCGGCACGCCAGGCGAGGCGGTCGCGGCGACCCTGGCGCTGTTGCGCCCCGTCCTCGACCGCCTGTCCGGCCGGCGGCAAAGGCTCACCTCGACCCTTCCGCTGGCGGGCAAGATCGCATCGTCCGGTGGTCTTGCCGAACTCGTCCTGCTGCAGCATCAGGGCGCCGCGCTCGCGCCCATCGCGACCGGCACGTTCTCGCTGGAAAGCCTTGGCCGCGCCGATGCTTTCCTCATCGTCCCCGGTGCCAGCGAAGGCTTCGCCGCCGGCATGGCGGTCGAGGCCTTCGCCCTGTTTGAAGCGGTCTGA
- a CDS encoding substrate-binding domain-containing protein, whose product MALALSLPFGLQPSVAEDRSIVVASTTSTEDSGLFGHILPLFQAETGITVKVIAQGTGQALETARRGDADVVLVHAKAQEETFVTDGFGVKRFDVMYNDFVLVGPAKDPAGVAGMADIAAALEQIRARALPFVSRGDKSGTHSAELGLWKAAGIDIAAAGGDWYREIGQGMGAALNTAGAMGAYTLSDRGTWLSFKNRGDLGIVVEGDRRLFNQYGVMLVNPAKQPHVKADLGQTFIDWLVSPTGQAAIDAYRIDGQQLFFANAAAGRS is encoded by the coding sequence ATGGCCCTCGCGCTGTCGCTGCCTTTTGGCCTCCAGCCCAGCGTGGCTGAAGATCGCTCGATCGTGGTCGCCTCGACCACGTCGACCGAGGATTCCGGGCTCTTCGGCCATATCCTGCCGCTCTTCCAGGCAGAGACCGGCATTACCGTGAAGGTGATCGCGCAAGGCACCGGACAGGCGCTGGAAACCGCGCGCCGCGGCGACGCCGACGTCGTTCTCGTCCATGCCAAGGCGCAGGAAGAGACGTTCGTCACCGACGGCTTCGGCGTGAAGCGCTTCGACGTGATGTACAATGATTTCGTCCTCGTCGGTCCCGCCAAGGATCCGGCCGGCGTGGCCGGCATGGCGGACATCGCCGCCGCGCTCGAGCAGATCCGGGCGAGGGCGCTGCCCTTCGTCTCGCGCGGCGACAAATCCGGCACGCATTCGGCCGAACTCGGCCTGTGGAAGGCCGCCGGCATCGACATCGCCGCTGCCGGGGGAGACTGGTACCGCGAGATCGGCCAGGGCATGGGCGCCGCCCTCAACACCGCCGGGGCCATGGGTGCCTACACACTGTCCGACCGCGGCACCTGGCTCTCGTTCAAGAACCGAGGCGATCTCGGCATCGTCGTCGAGGGCGACCGCAGGCTGTTCAACCAATACGGCGTCATGCTGGTCAATCCGGCCAAGCAGCCCCATGTGAAGGCCGACCTCGGCCAGACCTTCATCGACTGGCTGGTCTCGCCGACGGGCCAGGCCGCGATCGACGCCTACAGGATCGATGGACAGCAGTTGTTCTTCGCCAACGCAGCGGCGGGCCGAAGCTGA